The sequence AGGGCTCGCTAATAAGATGATGATAATTAAATAAGCTCGCGGGAGCTTGTTGGCGCACTTGTACCGTATAGCGCCCATCCACAAACAGGGCGGCCTGTTCGGCTAACACTACGCAAGCTCCGGCGGAGCCCGTAAAGCCGGTCAGCCACGCCAAGCGCTCCGCGTAGGGCGGAATATATTCACCCAGATGTTCGTCATCGTGGGGCACAATAAAGGCCTGCAGATTTTGGTCGGCCATGGCATGGCGAATCGCTGCGAGGCGCTGAGCGTGTGACATTAGGGCTCCTTAATGAGAATGCAGTAATGGCGCGAGGCGCCTTGGCTAACGGTAAGCTAACCGTTAACTAACCGTAAGTTAAGTAGTAAGGCGACGGTGAGCTATTGGCGGTCAGCTACAGACTATAGCAAAACCTAAATCACAGCGGTAAGGCTTGCGCCGCACCATAGGGCGATATTTTGTAGCCCGTCCGTCTCTTTAATAAAGAGGACTTCGGCGGTCCCGTCTCAGCGGGAATGTATTTTAAAACTATTCTGCTTCGCAGAACTTGCAGCTAAAGCGCAAGACTACAAAGTACCTGATTACGTAAGAACCTCCGCCATAATGTACCCTGTTTCGCTTGTCACTTTTGCTTGGGTCTAATCTCGGCTCTTACCATCAAGATCTCTTTCAGATCTGATCTCTATTTTTCTGTGGATTCGGTATTCTTCCGCTGCGAAAAATCTTTAATCTCTTCATGGTTTAGTTTTGACCTGCTGGATAAGCAGCGCGGTCACTATCATTACTAAACCGACTAGGGTGGCGGGGTAAATCTGTTCGCCCACCAAAAAACGTAACAGCAATAATGAGGCGAACGGCGAGATAAAAATTAAGTTAGAAATTCGCGCCGTGTGCTCGGCATGGCGCAGCGCCAGCAGCCAGAGCACAAAGGCGATGCCCATCTCGAACACGCCCACATAAATCGCACCCAGCCAACCTTGCCAGGCGATTAACTGAAAATCCGACCATAGCGCGGTGGCGGCCACCACTAACGGCAGGGCTAATAAGAAGCTCAAAGTGAGGCTGACCAAGGCATCGCCTTGATGGCGGGTATTTAAAATCCAATATCCCGCCCACAGTAGCGTAGAAAATAACGCCAACGCCACCCCCAGTGGATCTTCAAAATCAAGACTGAGTAAGTTGCCTTTAGTGGCAATCACCATGGCCCCTAAATAGCCCAGCACTATGGCTATCCAGTCTTGCTTGCGGATGGTTTGCCCTAAGAAGGGCACCGCCAGCAGGGTGAGGGTAATCGCCCAAGTGTAATTCAGCGTTTGTGCTTGTTGTGCCGGCAGCCGATCGTAGGCCTGAAACAATACCAAGTAATAGAGGGTAGGGTTAATCAGCCCCAGCAACAGATAATAGCCCGGATGGGCTTTTAAGCTTTTGGCCAACAAGGGCAGTTTGCCTTGCCAAGCTAAGATGCCGAGCAATAACAGCGACGAGGTGACAGTGGCCACCAGCAGTAACTGTGCCGGCGAAAAGTAGCCCAGCGAGAGCTTAAAGGCGGTGGCAACGGTAGACCAACAGGCGACGGCACCTAGGCCGTAAAGGTAGGCTTTTTTTTGATTTTTCATGGTTGCTTGTTTGTATTTGTCAGTTTTTATATACCAGTTTTTATCTGTTTTTTGATATCTATCTGTTGGTAAGTCGCTATTGCTATCAAGCGGCTATTCAAGCGTCTCAAAAGGGCGTTGTTTTTCTTTTTCTAATACCAACTCTTCCAGTACTTGTACTCGC comes from Oceanisphaera profunda and encodes:
- a CDS encoding DMT family transporter, which produces MKNQKKAYLYGLGAVACWSTVATAFKLSLGYFSPAQLLLVATVTSSLLLLGILAWQGKLPLLAKSLKAHPGYYLLLGLINPTLYYLVLFQAYDRLPAQQAQTLNYTWAITLTLLAVPFLGQTIRKQDWIAIVLGYLGAMVIATKGNLLSLDFEDPLGVALALFSTLLWAGYWILNTRHQGDALVSLTLSFLLALPLVVAATALWSDFQLIAWQGWLGAIYVGVFEMGIAFVLWLLALRHAEHTARISNLIFISPFASLLLLRFLVGEQIYPATLVGLVMIVTALLIQQVKTKP